A section of the Falco biarmicus isolate bFalBia1 chromosome 3, bFalBia1.pri, whole genome shotgun sequence genome encodes:
- the KIAA2013 gene encoding uncharacterized protein KIAA2013 homolog, translated as MWLQQRLKGLPGLLSSSWARRLLLLLALLLAACWYLGAGRARRGTGRGAGRGAEPRGAAALCLQAATGAWRAQAERGDALPLPEDAAGGGAGPALAGNGFLLLDAAAGRLWVSAAGAGGPALATEYPALVRLRALGGRGEARAALAALRDGAVWRVRCVQTGAGAGAGECVTVREEVVAHRSRPHLYLQRIRIANPTERVAAFEASAPAPAVSPGGRFATSLEKVEDRQFLLSSGRLLLAGSPKVVLMVVAAKKLVSRVQVAPKSHFDETVLSVVYTSEPIEVSRLEETFSKLRESARKEMLEVMQMRVEDLFQEHQQTWSDLFISGIEMRKITDLHTPSSETVNMTLYYVLSSMPAPLLDPLITGEDREKMEASLNYADHCFSGHATMHAENLWPAKLTSVTQILQLSDLWKLTLQKRGCKGLVAAGVHGLMQGMVLSFGGLQFTENHLQFQADPEVLHNSYSLRGIHYNKDLINLAVLLDAEGKPFLHVSVKFQDKPVKLYACEAGCMNEPVELTSEARGHTFPVMVTQPITPLLYISTDLIHLQDLRHTLHLKSILAHEEHMAKQYPGLPFLFWFSVASLITLFHLFLFKLIYNEYCGPGAKPLFRSKV; from the exons ATGTGGCTGCAGCAGCGGCTGaaggggctgccggggctgctctccagcagctgggcgcggcggctgctgctgctgctggcgctgcTGCTGGCGGCCTGCTGGTACCtgggggcgggccgggcgcggcggggcaccgggcggggggccgggcggggggccgagccccgcggcgccgccgcccTCTGCCTGCAGGCGGCCACGGGCGCCTGGCGGGCGCAGGCCGAGCGCGGCGATGCGCTGCCGCTGCCCGAGGATgcggccgggggcggcgcggggccggcgctgGCGGGTAACGGCTTCCTGCTGCTGGACGCGGCCGCCGGCCGCCTCTGGGTGtcggcggcgggggcgggcggcccggcgctGGCCACCGAGTACCCGGCGCTGGTGCGGCTGAGGGCGCTGGGCGGGCGCGGCGAGGCGCGGGCGGCGCTGGCGGCGCTGCGGGACGGCGCCGTGTGGCGGGTGCGCTGCGTGCAGacgggggccggggcgggcgccgGCGAGTGCGTGACGGTGCGGGAGGAGGTGGTGGCGCACCGCAGCCGGCCGCACCTTTACCTGCAGCGCATCCGCATCGCCAACCCCACCGAGCGCGTGGCTGCCTTCGAGGCCtcggccccggcccctgccgTCTCGCCGGGCGGCCGCTTTGCCAccagcctggagaaggtggAGGACCGGCAGTTCCTGCTCTCCTCCGGCCGCCTGCTGCTGGCCGGCAGCCCCAAGGTGGTGCTCATGGTGGTGGCTGCCAAGAAGCTCGTGAGCCGGGTGCAGGTCGCGCCCAAATCCCACTTCGATGAGACCGTGCTCTCTGTGGTGTACACCTCGGAGCCCATCGAGGTCTCTCGGCTGGAGGAGACCTTCAGCAAGCTGAGGGAGTCGGCCAGGAAGGAGATGCTGGAGGTGATGCAGATGCGGGTGGAAGATCTCTTCCAGGAGCACCAACAGACCTGGTCTGACCTCTTCATTTCAG GGATTGAAATGAGAAAGATCACAGATTTGCATACACCGTCCAGTGAGACCGTTAACATGACGCTCTACTACGTGCTGTCAAGCATGCCAGCCCCTCTGCTAGATCCACTCATTACTGGggaggacagagaaaaaatGGAAGCCAGCCTGAACTATGCTGACCACTGCTTCAGTGGCCACGCAACCATGCACGCAGAGAACCTGTGGCCAGCAAAGCTGACCAGTGTCACCCAGATCTTGCAGCTCTCAGACCTGTGGAAGCTAACTCTCCAGAAACGAGGATGCAAGGGTCTTGTGGCAGCTGGAGTCCATGGACTTATGCAGGGAATGGTGCTTAGTTTTGGGGGTCTGCAGTTCACGGAAAACCATCTTCAGTTTCAGGCTGACCCTGAGGTACTTCACAACAGCTATTCCTTACGTGGGATCCATTACAATAAGGACTTGATTAATCTAGCTGTTCTGCTGGATGCTGAAGGAAAGCCCTTCTTGCATGTGTCTGTGAAATTCCAAGACAAGCCAGTTAAACTATACGCATGTGAGGCGGGCTGTATGAATGAGCCTGTGGAGCTGACCTCAGAGGCACGAGGTCATACGTTCCCTGTCATGGTGACTCAACCCATCACACCACTGCTTTATATATCAACAGATTTGATCCACTTGCAGGACCTGAGACACACGCTCCATCTAAAATCTATTCTGGCTCATGAGGAACACATGGCCAAGCAATACCCAGGCTTACCCTTCCTGTTCTGGTTCAGCGTGGCCTCCTTGATCACATTGTTTCACTTGTTTCTGTTCAAACTCATCTACAATGAATATTGTGGGCCAGGAGCCAAGCCGCTTTTCAGGAGTAAGGTATAA
- the LOC130145721 gene encoding chymotrypsin-like elastase family member 2A, which produces MLGVLFAVLSLAAAAFGCGVPAYPPLVSRVVGGEAARPFSWPWQASLQYSSNGKWYHTCGGTLIATNWVMTAAHCISPSRNYRVFLGKYNLAAAEEGSIALPPEKIIVNENWNPRKVANGYDIALIKLTEHVTLSNHIQLACLPPAQSILSSNAACYVTGWGRLQTNGPLPDDLQQALLLVVDYATCSQPSWWGSTVKRTMVCAGGDGVTSSCNGDSGGPLNCQAADGKWEVHGIVSFGSALGCNYYHKPSVFTRVSAYNSWIQQVMATN; this is translated from the exons ATGCTTGGAGTCCTCTTTGCTGTGTTGAGTCTGGCAGCCGCAG CCTTTGGCTGTGGGGTTCCTGCCTACCCCCCCCTTGTCTCTAGAGTTGTTGGAGGGGAAGCTGCAAGACCGTTCAGCTGGCCCTGGCAG GCCTCCCTTCAATACAGTTCCAATGGCAAATGGTATCACACCTGCGGAGGAACCCTCATTGCAACCAACTGGGTGATGACTGCTGCACACTGCATCAG TCCTTCTAGGAACTATCGAGTATTTCTTGGAAAATACAACCTAGCAGCTGCGGAAGAAGGATCAATTGCACTTCctccagaaaaaataattgtcaatGAGAACTGGAATCCACGGAAAGTTGCAAACGG GTATGACATTGCTTTGATCAAGCTCACTGAACACGTCACCTTAAGCAACCACATTCAGCTGGCCTGCCTCCCCCCTGCACAAAGCATCCTGTCATCCAACGCTGCCTGCTACGTGACAGGATGGGGAAGACTGCAGA CAAACGGACCTCTTCCAGACGACCTGCAGCAAGCCCTTTTGCTGGTGGTGGATTATGCCACTtgttcccagcccagctggtggGGAAGCACAGTGAAACGCACCATGGTTTGCGCTGGTGGGGATGGAGTCACCTCCAGTTGTAAT GGCGACTCTGGTGGCCCACTGAACTGCCAAGCTGCTGATGGCAAGTGGGAAGTGCATGGCATCGTCAGCTTTGGCTCTGCTCTTGGCTGCAACTATTACCACAAGCCTTCTGTCTTCACTCGGGTCTCTGCCTACAACAGCTGGATCCAGCAG GTTATGGCAACCAACTGA